A region from the Aegilops tauschii subsp. strangulata cultivar AL8/78 chromosome 5, Aet v6.0, whole genome shotgun sequence genome encodes:
- the LOC109760271 gene encoding uncharacterized protein: MGPDLGALLNKVEALMNDVDALVDVVAAFVDRVTGVHGMEEEDGFAALLDAVVEFVSQVACVRAMKERFARPRSTGSVGNGFPRPRWMLHVGNGLDEEEVIIPPEILGSCTRPGLDAMMNYMKRRMEAIEKKNKRKRCETGW, translated from the coding sequence ATGGGTCCGGACCTTGGCGCGCTGCTGAACAAGGTGGAGGCTCTCATGAATGACGTTGATGCGCTCGTCGACGTGGTCGCGGCGTTCGTCGACCGGGTCACGGGTGTCCACGgcatggaggaggaggatggcTTCGCTGCGTTGCTTGACGCGGTCGTGGAGTTCGTCAGCCAGGTCGCGTGTGTCCGTGCCATGAAGGAGCGCTTCGCTCGGCCAAGATCGACAGGGTCTGTGGGAAATGGCTTTCCTCGGCCAAGATGGATGTTGCATGTGGGTAATGGCTTGGATGAAGAAGAAGTGATAATACCACCTGAAATTCTAGGTTCGTGCACGCGCCCTGGTCTCGATGCAATGATGAACTATATGAAGAGGCGGATGGAAGCAattgaaaagaaaaacaaaaggaaaagatGTGAAACAGGATGGTAG